A segment of the Solanum lycopersicum chromosome 9, SLM_r2.1 genome:
TCAcgtaaaattaataaatgtatGTCACATAGCTCTGTATATACACTTTTGATACTTCACGATGGTTAATTACTATGCATTCACATCTCGTCAAATCACTCCACTAGTATAAGTTTACCAAATTTGATATAAACAACATATACGAATACCGATTTATAAGTGTCACACTCCAAAATCCCATTTGCTACTACATATAAGGCTACAAAATGCCTTTATGTCTCTTTAACTTATTCCACCTCAACACTATATCTCTCACAAGTAGTAGTTGGTTACCACTAGTTCTTATCATTTtcccaaaataaaattgaaatttcaagATTCCAAATATTTCAAGAACATTAGACATGGGATTATATGAATCATGTTGTGTTATAGTCCTATATTTTATGTTCTTACTTTTGAATCCTCAATTTTCATGTTCCATGTCATGTACAACACAAAAGTTCACCAGCAACAAATTGTATGAACATTGCAATGACTTGCCACATTTGAATTGTTACCTTCATTGGACTTACAATCcaaaaatttcttctttaaatttAGCATTTGCAGCTACTCCTACTAAGCCTAATGGATGGATTTCATGGGGAATCAATCCAAATGGGACGGGAATGATTGGTACACAATCGTTGATCGCGTTTAAAAATCTCAACGATACTATAGTTGTGAAAACCTTCAAGTTGAACTCGTATAAGTCTATCGTGGAAGGGGAACTTGAGTATCGCGTTTCGAATATGCAAGCAATGTATAGTAATGAGCTGATGGTAATTTTTGCTAGTGTTGAATTACCTAAAGGAatgaaagagttgaatcaagtATGGCAAGTTGGAAGTTTAGTGTTAAATGGGACATTTCCAGGAATTCATGattttcaaattgaaaatttgaattcaaaaggAAAACTTGATttgatgaaaggaaaaaatGTTAATAATGGTCTTGAGGATACTATGGTCAAGAATAGAAATGTAAGTTTTTTCAGTTAATACCCTTTATTTTAAGATAATCCGTTTTATCAGATATACATGTTGCTTCTCATCATCAGCGAGGTATCAaatagaaaaatgtttttgacaAATGAAtacctatttcatttttttgaatatatatttttttcttctaatataTGATTTTTGGTGGAACAGATTCATGGAATTTTAAATGTTGTGAGTTGGGGAATTTTATTTCCAATTGGTATTATGATCGCAAGGTATCTAAGAACATTTTTGGATCCAATATGGTTTTATGTTCATGTGACTTGTCAAATATCATCTTATATTATTGGAGTTTCTGGTTGGGCCACTGGTCTAAAACTTGGAAGCCAATCCAAAGGAATTATTTACAATTCTCATAGAGATTTTGGTATTGCCTTGTTTTGTCTTGCAACTCTACAGGTATTTTCCTAAATCCCCAATGATTCTTTTTCGACGTTTACGCTATATATATCGTCAGTCAAGTCACAAAACTCCcgaatatatcataataatctTAAAAGTAAGTTGCTAATAAGTTCGTTAATATCATCCACCTCCAATCTTAATTGTGTTTTCAACTCgcaagatatataaaaaaatatcagaGTTGCTAGGAAGTTTAAAAAAGGAACAGGAAAAGTaccatgatatatatatatagtgtaagaaaattacaaattaaaaaggTGTATATAGCCAACTATTACACCAACACCTAATTGTGTTTGTTCACGTTTAAacaaatgagaaaaaattaCCTAGCTTTATTGGATTCATATATAATCATGATCTTACATACTTTTCGTTCACTTGTTAGGTCATATATCGTCATGTGCTTAGATGTTTGTATTCTGCAAAATTGatgctaatttatttttattttttcctccaaaattatgaaaatgtagGTGTTTGCAATATTTCTGAGGCCAAAGAAGGAACACAAATACAGATTTTATTGGAATATGTATCATCATGGAGTTGGATATGGTGTACTTGTTCTAGGTATCATTAATGTATTTAAAGGTCTTGAAATTTTACAACCACAAAGCAAATGGAAATTGGCTTATATTATTTTCCTATCAATTATTGGAGGAATTGCTCTTATTTTAGAAGCAATTACTTGGATAATTGTACTTAAAAGGAAGCCTAGAAAATCAAAT
Coding sequences within it:
- the LOC101267742 gene encoding cytochrome b561 and DOMON domain-containing protein At3g25290, whose protein sequence is MGLYESCCVIVLYFMFLLLNPQFSCSMSCTTQKFTSNKLYEHCNDLPHLNCYLHWTYNPKISSLNLAFAATPTKPNGWISWGINPNGTGMIGTQSLIAFKNLNDTIVVKTFKLNSYKSIVEGELEYRVSNMQAMYSNELMVIFASVELPKGMKELNQVWQVGSLVLNGTFPGIHDFQIENLNSKGKLDLMKGKNVNNGLEDTMVKNRNIHGILNVVSWGILFPIGIMIARYLRTFLDPIWFYVHVTCQISSYIIGVSGWATGLKLGSQSKGIIYNSHRDFGIALFCLATLQVFAIFLRPKKEHKYRFYWNMYHHGVGYGVLVLGIINVFKGLEILQPQSKWKLAYIIFLSIIGGIALILEAITWIIVLKRKPRKSNNKLHDGQNGRQQPLTS